Proteins from a genomic interval of Quercus lobata isolate SW786 chromosome 11, ValleyOak3.0 Primary Assembly, whole genome shotgun sequence:
- the LOC115967907 gene encoding TMV resistance protein N-like translates to MAFPIHQGVSFSSSTPQWDYDVFLSFRGEDTRNGFTGHLYQALCDNGINTFIDNDLQRGEEISVELVKAIKSSMISIIIFSQNYAFSSWCLEELVEILNCKQNGQLVLPVFYKVDPSKVRKQEGKFKLAMAKHENKFKNNTEKVQRWRAALNEAASLSGWHYEDGYVSNN, encoded by the coding sequence ATGGCTTTCCCGATCCATCAAGGAgtctccttttcttcttccactCCCCAGTGGGACTATGATGTCTTCTTGAGCTTTAGAGGTGAAGATACCCGCAATGGTTTTACTGGCCATTTATATCAAGCTTTGTGTGACAACGGTATCAATACCTTCATCGATAATGACCTCCAAAGAGGAGAAGAAATTTCAGTGGAACTTGTTAAAGCTATTAAATCATCAATGATTTCAATTATCATATTCTCTCAAAACTACGCATTTTCATCTTGGTGCTTGGAAGAACTTGTCGAGATTCTTAACTGCAAGCAAAATGGACAATTGGTTCTTCCAGTTTTTTACAAAGTGGATCCATCTAAAGTACGCAAGCAAGAAGGTAAATTCAAATTAGCAATGGCTAAACATGAAAACAAATTCAAGAATAACACAGAGAAGGTGCAGAGGTGGAGGGCAGCTCTAAATGAAGCGGCTAGTTTGTCTGGATGGCATTATGAGGATGGGTATGTATCTAATAACTAA